TGTACCGCGAAATCCGCTGCAATCGATGGTCAACATGGAGATGCTGTCGGTCATTTTCTTCGCGCTGCTGGTGGGCATCGGCATCACCCGACTGAAGGCCGAACACAACCAGCTGATGCAGAATTTCTTGGAATCCGTCGGCGAGTTGATGGTCTTCATCATCGGCCTGGCGATGAAATTCGCCCCGTTCGGAGTGTTCGCGCTGATCTTCAACACCACGGCCAACTTCGGGCTGGACCTGCTCAAAAATTTGGCCACTTACGTCATCGTGGTGATCGTCGGATTGGGCATTCAGATGTTCGTCGTCTTCCCAATTCTCCTGAGTTCGCTGGGCAAGATGAATCCTCTGACCTTCTTCAAGCTGACGCGGCCCGTGATTCTAACAGCGTTCTCCACCAGTTCCAGCAACGCGACGCTGCCGACGAGCATTCGCACCGCAGAACAAGACCTGAAGATTCCGGCACCGATCGCCGGCTTCGTTCTGCCATTGGGTGCCACGATGAACATGAACGGCACCGCGCTGTTTGAAGGCGTGACCGCCGTGTTTCTGGCGCAAGTCTTCGGCATCGAACTCACACTCACCCAACAGATTATTGTGGTGGTGATGTGTGTGCTGACCGCCGTGGGCGCAGCCGGGGTGCCGGGCGGGTCGATTCCACTCCTGGCGCTGGTGTTGACCACAGTCGGCGTGCAACCGGGGGCAATCGCCATCATTCTCGGGGTCGATCGATTGTTGGATATGTGCCGAACCACCCTGAATGTCCTGGGCGACATGACCGCCGCAGTATACATTAATCAAAGCGAAGGAGCCGCTCTCTCGAAATCACCGACATCGTGAGTTTTCCCATGCCCGACGACACCACCCCGAACGGCTCATCCACGCCGCAAGCGGCCTTCACCGGCTTGGCCATCATTTACGCTGCGTTGATGGGCGGCTTGCTGGTGATCTCGGGCATGAGTCTGCTGCTGGTTTCGGCGGGCATCCTCCAGCCGGAACCGATGGAGCCGATGGTTCTTTGGATCATGCGAGGTGTCACCCTCATCGTCTCCATGGTGGGTGCGCTGGGGGTGTTCGTGCTGATTCCCATGCTGGTGCCCATTCGCCTCGACTTCGCCAAGCCAATGCCGCTGATCGATCAACTGGTTCCGCAAATGCTGAACCAACGGATCATGATGGCGGCGCTGGTGGAGGCCGGAGGCGTGATCGGCGCGACGTTCCACATGGTCACCGGCGACCCCGCGTTGCTCGCCGCTCCCGTCGCATCGCTGCTGCTGCTTGCCTTGATTTTCCCCACGACAGACCGACTCGCCCGCCAAGCGGAAATCCTGGCCCGGCGCGCGGAGGAGCAATTGCCGGAATGACTCTCCCGGAACCCTGGACCATCACCGACGAAACTGCCGGCGTAACCCTTGCTGCCGCCCTGCGCGCCCAACTTCCCGATCAATCGTGGAGCCAACTGAAACGGCTCATCGAAGGCCGCCGCGTCACCATCGACGATGCCCTGTGTATGGACCCCGCTCGCCGGGTCAAAACGGGCGAACAAATTGCCCTGCGCAACAAGCCGATCGAACTCGAACGCGAAGCCACCATCGATGGCCTGACCATCCGCTACTTCGATGAACATCTGATTGTCGTCGAAAAGCCGTCCGGCATCAGCACCGTTCGCCACCCCGCCGAACTGGAATGGAACGAGCGGCGGCGCGGACTTTCTCCCACGCTCGACGATTTGACGCAAGGGGCGTTGGGCCAACGACTTCGGCGCGATCCGTCCTCGCTTCAACGCCTGCGAATCGTGCAACGGCTGGACAAAGAAACCAGCGGCCTGGTCGTCTTCGCTCGTTCGATTGATGCCGAGCGCGAACTCGGTCGGCAATTCCGCGAGCATACCGTGCTGCGTCGCTATCTGGCGATTGTGCCGGGCCGCGTCGTGCCGCAAGTCTTTCGCTCGCATTTCGTTCGGGATCGCGGCGATGGTCGGCGTGGCAGCACCACCCTGCCGAATATCGGCAAACTGGCCATCACACACATTAGCATCTTTGAGCAACTGCCCAACTACACGATCCTCGAATGTCGGCTGGAAACCGGCAAAACTCATCAAATTCGCATTCACTTATCCGAAGCGGGCCACCCCGTTTGCGGCGAGCCGGTGTACAACCGCCGAATCAACGGCGATCCCATCCCCGATGCCAGCGATGCCCCGCGATTGGCACTGCACGCCCGCGAACTGGGATTCGTACACCCCATTTCCGGATTGGAAATGCGCTGGGAGATGCCGCTGCCGCCCGATTTGCAGGCGTTTGTCGAACGATTGCGGGGCGACACCCCGCTTTCGCAACCGCTGCCAACCACACGCACCGAAGCGATTGTTCCGCCGCGTTCGGCAATGACCGAATCCGCCACAAATCCCGATAGCCGCCCGAATAACCGACCCAATCGCGGCGTGGATAACCGCCCGGATATTCGCCGTGAACCCCGCGCGGAAGCGTCGGAAATCGCACGGCCTAAGCCACGGCCCGCTGCCGGGAATCGTCCCGGAAATTCCGTCCGCCCCGTGCCGACGATTCGCCGGGCAGAAGCACCGCGTTCGCGCCCGTTGGATCAACCGCCGCGTGAGGATGGGAATGCCGCTCCCGCTCCGCGTCCGCGCGGTCCACGCATCAACTCCGAACGGCCGCCGCGTGACCGACGCGATGCCCCACGCGATGACCCACGCGATGACCAAGCGACCGAACGCCCGCGCGGCCCGCGTCCGAATCGTCGGGATCTCCCGCCGATTTCGCCCGACGAAACACCGCGTTCGGACCGTGCACCGCGACCGCCACGCGAGGAGCGAGGCGACCGGCCCCGCCGCACCGATCGTCGCACAGAGAGTCGCACAGGGGAACGCACGGAGCGTTCTGGCGATGCCGCACGTGCCGATCGCCCCCGTTCGCAATCCCGGCCGCCGCGTCCGACTCGCACCAGTGATCGTGAACGCGACCGCGACACGCCACCTGAGGTGATTCCGAGCGAAGCGCGTCGTCCACGTCCGCCCCGCGCTGACCGGCCGAACCGCGGTCAAGACGGGGAGCGTCCACGAACGGATCGACCAAGCGGGGAGCGTCGCACGAGCCGTCGCACCGACGATCGACCACCGCGCGGCGACCGCCCAAGCCGTGACAATCGGGAGAATCGCCCCCCGCGTGCCGACCGGCCTCGCGATGATCGCCCCCGTTCGGAACGACCCCGCACCGAACGGCCGCGTGCCGAACGACCGAATTCCGACCGGCCCCCGACAGACCGCCCCCGCACCGAACGGCCTCGCGATGATCGCCCTCGCACCGAACGGCCGCGTGCCGAACGAACCGGAGATGCGAAGCCGCGTTCGGGAGACGTTCGCCGAGGGAAACCACCGCGTCCAAGTGGGGATGGCGCACCACCGACGCCGCGTCAAGGTCCACGGCCCACGCCGCGACCGCGCAAACGCCCACAATAATCGATGACATTGATGCACCATCCACAAACCGCCGCGGAAGAGTCGATCCCCAACCAGGATCGGTTCCTCCGCGGCGGTCGTGTTTTCGCAGCAGTCAGCGATTGTGTCGGTCGGCAAAAGTCGGCAATCTGTCCGACTTCAATGCGGTGATCACCGCTTTTGGCCGACTTGGAGCGACTTTACACGCGATAAATCGCTACAGTACCGATTTCCGTACCGACTGCGACGCGGCGATCGTCTCCCGCCCAACTGATTTGCGTGATTGC
This DNA window, taken from Tuwongella immobilis, encodes the following:
- a CDS encoding dicarboxylate/amino acid:cation symporter; this encodes MAETTSSENSLHIRVLGGLILGAIAGTIINSTFLTPVDGVKPPPPEWLVFIQKYITDPIGQVFLRLLLMTVVPLVFASLALGVARLGGMGSLGRIGLKTFAYFFLTMTAAVVIGLTLVNLVKPGVGLPPAIQTQMAEQFGGKLNDTLSKPTTFGIQTFIDIVPRNPLQSMVNMEMLSVIFFALLVGIGITRLKAEHNQLMQNFLESVGELMVFIIGLAMKFAPFGVFALIFNTTANFGLDLLKNLATYVIVVIVGLGIQMFVVFPILLSSLGKMNPLTFFKLTRPVILTAFSTSSSNATLPTSIRTAEQDLKIPAPIAGFVLPLGATMNMNGTALFEGVTAVFLAQVFGIELTLTQQIIVVVMCVLTAVGAAGVPGGSIPLLALVLTTVGVQPGAIAIILGVDRLLDMCRTTLNVLGDMTAAVYINQSEGAALSKSPTS
- a CDS encoding RluA family pseudouridine synthase — its product is MTLPEPWTITDETAGVTLAAALRAQLPDQSWSQLKRLIEGRRVTIDDALCMDPARRVKTGEQIALRNKPIELEREATIDGLTIRYFDEHLIVVEKPSGISTVRHPAELEWNERRRGLSPTLDDLTQGALGQRLRRDPSSLQRLRIVQRLDKETSGLVVFARSIDAERELGRQFREHTVLRRYLAIVPGRVVPQVFRSHFVRDRGDGRRGSTTLPNIGKLAITHISIFEQLPNYTILECRLETGKTHQIRIHLSEAGHPVCGEPVYNRRINGDPIPDASDAPRLALHARELGFVHPISGLEMRWEMPLPPDLQAFVERLRGDTPLSQPLPTTRTEAIVPPRSAMTESATNPDSRPNNRPNRGVDNRPDIRREPRAEASEIARPKPRPAAGNRPGNSVRPVPTIRRAEAPRSRPLDQPPREDGNAAPAPRPRGPRINSERPPRDRRDAPRDDPRDDQATERPRGPRPNRRDLPPISPDETPRSDRAPRPPREERGDRPRRTDRRTESRTGERTERSGDAARADRPRSQSRPPRPTRTSDRERDRDTPPEVIPSEARRPRPPRADRPNRGQDGERPRTDRPSGERRTSRRTDDRPPRGDRPSRDNRENRPPRADRPRDDRPRSERPRTERPRAERPNSDRPPTDRPRTERPRDDRPRTERPRAERTGDAKPRSGDVRRGKPPRPSGDGAPPTPRQGPRPTPRPRKRPQ